A stretch of DNA from Nocardioides sp. Arc9.136:
GACGCCGACGTCGGCGCCGAGCGCGTCGGTCAGGTACGCCACGCCGGGCGTGGGCACGACGCGGACGCGCAGCACGTCGACGCCCGCGGACGCGAGGCCCGCGACGACCGCGTGCTCGAGGAACTGACCGGAGATGCGGGTGTCGCGACCGACGACGGCCAGCGGGCGGGACCCGCTGAACTCGCCTCGGTCGACGAGGACCCGAGCGGCGGAAACGGAAAGGTCCAGGGCCAGCGAAGCGGTGAGCACACCGTTCGCCTGGCCCCGGACCCCGTCCGTGCCGAAGAGACGACCCACGCGGGACGTCAGCGCTTGCTGAACTGCGGCGCCTTGCGCGCCTTCTTCAGACCGGCCTTCTTGCGCTCGATGACGCGAGCGTCGCGGGTGAGCAGCCCGGCCTTCTTCAGGGTCGGGCGGTTCGCGTCGAGGTCGATCGCGTTGAGGCAGCGGGCCACGCCGAGGCGCAGGGCGCCCGCCTGGCCGGTGATGCCGCCGCCGTGGATGCGGGCGATGACGTCGAAGCGACCCTCGAGCTGCAGGGCGGCGAACGGCTCGTTCACGACCTGCTGGTGCAGCTTGTTCGGGAAGTAGGAGTCCAGGGTCCGTCCGTTGACGGTCCAGACGCCGGTGCCCGGCACGATGCGGACGCGGGCGACGGCCTCCTTGCGGCGGCCGGTGGCCGCGCCGGGGGCGATGGTCGCGGGACGGGCCGGCGCGTCGGCGGACGGCGCGCTCTCCGAGCTGTAGGCGACGCCCTGCTCGTTGACCTCGTAGGTCTCCTCGACCTCGGTGGTGGTGTCGGTGGTCTCAGCCACGGTGATCCTCACTCAGACTTTCGGTAGGGCAGTCGATTACTGGGAGATCTGGGTGATCTCGAACGGGACGGCCTTCTGGGCCTGGTGCGGGTGGTTCGGGCCGCTGTAGACCTTGAGCTTCTTCAGCATCTGCCGACCGAGGCGGTTCTTGGGGAGCATGCCCCAGACCGCCTTCTCGATGACCTTGCGGGCGTCCTTCTCGAGGAGCTCGCCGACCGGGGTGGCCGAGAGGCCGCCCGGGTAGCCGGAGTGGCGGTAGGCCATCTTGGTGGTCTTCTTGTTGCTCGACAGCGCGACCTTCTCGGCGTTGATCACGATGACGAAGTCGCCGGTGTCGGCGTTCGGCGCGAAGATCGGCTTGTGCTTGCCACGCAGGAGGTTGGCGCTCTGCACGGCGAGGCGACCGAGGACGATGTCGGTCGCGTCGATCACGTGCCACTCGCGCTGGATGTCAGCGGGCTTCGGGGCGTACGTACGCACGTCTGTTCTGCTCTCTTCGTTCGTGGTTCCCGGCCAGTGGGCCCGGCCGGGTGGTGCTGCTGCGGCTTCTGACGAACACGGCCCGGCTCGCCCGACGTACGTCGGCGTCCGGATCTGCACCCACCCCGCGGAACGGGACGAGCGCGGCAGGAGTCGCGACCGGCAAGACTACGGCTGGGGCGCGGGCCCGGTCAAAACGAGAGGGCCCCGATGACCGCCTCGCGGGACACCGGGTTAACGCGGTTGCCAACCGCGGTCTAGGTTGGGCAGCGTGACTGACTCTCTCACCGTCCGCGACAACCGCACCGGACAGGAGTACGACGTCCCGATCCTCGACGGCACCATCAAGGCCGCCGACCTCGGGAAGATCAAGGCCGGAGAGGACGCTCCGGGCCTGGCCGTCTACGACCCCGGTTTCGTGAACACCGCCTCGTGCCGCAGCGCGGTCACCTACATCGACGGTGACAAGGGGATCCTCGAGTACCGCGGGTACCCCATCGAGCAGCTGGCGGAGAAGTCCACCTTCCTCGAGGTGGCCTACCTGCTGATCCACGGATCGCTGCCCGACAAGGCGCAGTACGACGCCTGGGTGCACGAGATCACCTACCACACGTTCGTGCACGAGAACGTCAAGAGCTTCATGCAGGGCTTCCGGTACGACGCGCACCCGATGGGGATGCTGATGGCGTCGGTGGGGGCCCTGTCGACGTTCTACCCCGACGCGCGCAACATCAGCGACGACGACAACCGGCACATGCAGATCGTGCGCATGATCGCGAAGATGCCGACCCTCGGCGCCTGGTCGTTCCGCCACGCGCAGGGCAAGCCGTACGTCTACCCCGACAACGACCTCGGCTACACCGCCAACTTCCTCTCGATGCTGTTCAAGATGAGCGAGTCGAAGTACGAGGCCGACGAGCGGCTGGTCAAGGCGCTCGACGTGCTGTTCATCCTGCACGCCGACCACGAGCAGAACGCCTCGACCAACGCCGTGCGCTCGGTCGGCTCGACCCAGGTCGACCCGTACTCCGCGGTCGCGGCGGGCGTCGGCGCCCTCTACGGCCCGCTGCACGGCGGCGCCAACGAGGCCGTGCTGCGGATGCTGCGCCGGATCGGCTCGAAGGAGAACATCCCGGCCTTCATCGCCGGCGTGAAGGACGGCAACGAGCGCCTGATGGGCTTCGGCCACCGGGTCTACAAGAACTACGACCCGCGCGCCCGGATCATCAAGAAGGCCGCCACGGACGTCTTCGAGGTGACCGGCACCAACCCGCTGCTCGACATCGCCCTGGAGCTGGAGAAGATCGCGCTCGAGGACGAGTACTTCGTCAAGCGCAAGCTCTACCCCAACGTGGACTTCTACTCCGGCCTGATCTACGAGGCCTTCCAGTTCCCGCCGGAGATGTTCACCGTCCTCTTCGCGATCGGCCGCACCCCGGGCTGGCTGGCCCAGTGGCACGAGCTGGTCCAGGACAAGGAGCAGAAGATCGCCCGCCCGAAGCAGATCTACACCGGCGACCGAGGCCTGGACTTCGTCCCGGCCTCGGAGCGGTGGGCCTGACCGGCGACCCGCACCACCCCACGACCCCGGACGGCCAGCCGTCCGGGGTCGTGCGCGTCGAGGGGGTGGTGTGGGACTTCGGGAACGTCCTCATCGACTGGGACCCGGTCGCCGCGATCGCGGCGGGCGTGGGCGAGGAGGAGGCGCGGCGCTTCCTGGCCGCGACCGACTTCGACTTCATGGCGTGGAACCACGGCCCCGACTCCGGCGGCACCTGGGACGACGCCGAGGCCGAGGTGCGCCGTACCCACCCGCACTGGGTCGAGCACGCGCTGGCCTACCGGGCGAACTTCGCCGCCTCCCTGCTCGGTGAGGTCCCCGGCACCGCGGACCTGGTGCGCGAGCTGCACGCGGCGGGGGTGCCGCAGTGGGGGCTGACGAACTGGTCCGACGAGCTCTACCCGCACGCGCCGGAGCGCTTCGAGGTGATCGCGCTGCTCGACGGCGTGGTCGTCTCCGGCACCGAGCGGGTCGCCAAGCCCGACCGCCGCGCCTACGAACTGGTCGCCGACCGGATGGGCCTGCCGCTGGCCGCCCTGGCGTTCGTGGACGACCGGGCGAGCAACAGCGAGGCGGCGCGGGCGCTCGGCATGACCGGCGTCCTGTTCACCGGCGCGGAGGACACCCGCGCCCGGCTCCGCGCCGCCGGCCTGCCCGTCTGAGGCTGCGCGGCCGCCGGCTCACCCCACCCGGACGGTACGCCGCGTGGTGGGCCCCCGGGCCGGGTCGACCTCGACGGCGACCCGGCCGGAGCGCAGCACCGCCGTGCGGCCGGACCCCGTGAGCCGCACGCGCGCGGTGGCGACGCCGCCGGGGCGGAGCACGACCGTCGCGCGCCCGAGCGCCCGGGCGCCGCTCCCCCGCACCGTGATCGTGGCCGCACCGGGCATCGAGGAGACCACCGGCAGCACGACCGTCCGCCCGGCGACCCGCGCCGCCGCCGGCACCGCGGTGGTCCGGCCCGGGGTCACGGTGACGACCGAGGTGGCGGTGTCGTTTGACGCGCTGGCGTCGTCGCCGCTCGTGGTGACCGTCGCGGTGTTGGCGAGGACGACGGGCAGGTCGTGCCCGCGGACCTCCGGGCCCGGCCGGTCGGCGAGGCACTCGAGGTCGACCACCGCCTGCTGCGGGACGCTCGTGGTGTTGAGCAGCCGGAAGGCGCGCGCCTTGAGCCGCGGGTCGTTGCCGAGCTGGACCACCCCGGTCGGCAGCGACCAGGTCGCGAGGACCCCCTTGGCGTCGTCGGCGCAGGTGACCTGCTCCTCGACGACCCGGCCGGGCGGGAGCGTGACGGTCCGGACGACGTGGTCGAGCCGCAGGTCGTGGGTGTGCCCGTCGACGGCGGCGACCTCCCGGCGCAGGCAGCGCAGCGACAGGGCGACCGTGGCGGGGTCGGTGACGTCGAAGGTGAAGCGCCAACCGCCCGTGACCGACTCGGACCCCGACCAGCGGGCGGCGCCGCCGGCCAGCGCGAAGCCGGGCGCGACCGGCGCGGTGCCGGCGGGGCACGCCAGCGTCGCGGTCTGCCGGCCGGTGCCCCACGTCGGCGTCGCGGCGACGGCCGCCGGGTCCAGGGCGAGCGGGTGCCGGTGGCCCCCGGTGACCTCGGTGCTGCCCGGCAGGCACACGAGGAACAGCTTCGCCTGGGCGCGACCGGTGGCGTCGTTGCGCAGCACGACCTTCCACGACCGGGGTCCGGTGGCCTCGGAGCGCAGCACGCGCACGTCGGTGAGGGAGCCGGTGCCCTGGTCGACGTGGTCGACCCGGGCCTGCCCGTCGCTGACCAGCGCGTCGGGCGCGGCGCACGTCGCGGTGACCGAGCGGGTCTCGCCGGGCCCGAGGTCGACGTGCTGCTCCTGCTTGGTGGGGGTGAGCTCGTGCAGCAGCCACCGGTCGGCCGGCGCCCCGGCGCCCGCGACCGGGTCGACCACGACGACGACCGGGAAGGAGTCGCTCGCCCCGGGCGCGAGCGTCCCGGCGGCGCAGGTCACGGTCCGGGCGGCGAGCGTGCAGCCGGTCGGCAGCGGCCCGGGGGTGACGCCCGCGGGCAGGACGTCGGTGACCACGGTCGCCGGCGCCGGGGCCGTGCCGACGTTGCGCGCGGTGAGCGTCCAGGTCAGCGTCGAGCCCCCGGCGGGGGTGGGCGTCGAGGCGGTCTTGGTGACGGCGACGTCCGGCCGCGCGGGCGGGGTGGCGGGCGTGCCCGGCAGGCAGACCAAGGTGGGCAGGAAGGCCACGTGGGTCTCGTTGGTGGAGTCGAAGGACGCGGCGATGACCTGGCCGACGACCACGTTGCGGGCGCTCACCGCTGCGCGGGGCGCGAGCACGTGGCCGCCGAGGTCCGAGCCGAGGCGCAGCGCCACGTCGGTGGCGCCGGGGAAGTTCCAGATGACCGGCCCCCGCGCCTGGACGCCCGCGGTGGTCGGCTGCGCGCCGCCGGGGGTCAGCGTGTTCTTCACGTGGTCGGGGAAGGCCACCGAGGCGCCGGGCACGTTGACGACGAGCGCCGAGCCGGACGGCACGTCGTACGCGATGGTCCGGGCGGTGGCGAGCTGCGCCGGGGTCAGCGTCACCAGGTTGAGCCGGGGGTCGGTGCCCCGCAGGACCAGCACCCGGTTCTGCAGGTCGCCCTGCTCGACGACGGCGCCGGTGTCGGCGGCTGCGCCCAGCGTGGCCGAGAGCGCCTCGAGGTGCGCGAAGCCGGCAGCGAAGTCGACGGGGTTGCTCGCCAGCAGGCGGCCCCCGCCGTTGTAGTTGACCTGGTGCCCGGCGCCCTGCCCGGGCCCGAACCAGGCGCTCCCGGCGTTGAGGTTGAAGGTGCCCGCCCGGCCGGCGACGACGAGCGCGGGGTCGCCCGCCGGCCACCTGCCCTGCAGGTGGCCACCGACGGTCATCCAGCTCTCGACCAGGTCG
This window harbors:
- the rplM gene encoding 50S ribosomal protein L13, giving the protein MRTYAPKPADIQREWHVIDATDIVLGRLAVQSANLLRGKHKPIFAPNADTGDFVIVINAEKVALSSNKKTTKMAYRHSGYPGGLSATPVGELLEKDARKVIEKAVWGMLPKNRLGRQMLKKLKVYSGPNHPHQAQKAVPFEITQISQ
- a CDS encoding HAD family phosphatase, which produces MGLTGDPHHPTTPDGQPSGVVRVEGVVWDFGNVLIDWDPVAAIAAGVGEEEARRFLAATDFDFMAWNHGPDSGGTWDDAEAEVRRTHPHWVEHALAYRANFAASLLGEVPGTADLVRELHAAGVPQWGLTNWSDELYPHAPERFEVIALLDGVVVSGTERVAKPDRRAYELVADRMGLPLAALAFVDDRASNSEAARALGMTGVLFTGAEDTRARLRAAGLPV
- a CDS encoding choice-of-anchor A family protein, whose product is MLTGLVLPPGAAVGAASAPAATACVEVTNAFGEATGWTEFVAGDGRRTSESEGTVAYGGDLVESWMTVGGHLQGRWPAGDPALVVAGRAGTFNLNAGSAWFGPGQGAGHQVNYNGGGRLLASNPVDFAAGFAHLEALSATLGAAADTGAVVEQGDLQNRVLVLRGTDPRLNLVTLTPAQLATARTIAYDVPSGSALVVNVPGASVAFPDHVKNTLTPGGAQPTTAGVQARGPVIWNFPGATDVALRLGSDLGGHVLAPRAAVSARNVVVGQVIAASFDSTNETHVAFLPTLVCLPGTPATPPARPDVAVTKTASTPTPAGGSTLTWTLTARNVGTAPAPATVVTDVLPAGVTPGPLPTGCTLAARTVTCAAGTLAPGASDSFPVVVVVDPVAGAGAPADRWLLHELTPTKQEQHVDLGPGETRSVTATCAAPDALVSDGQARVDHVDQGTGSLTDVRVLRSEATGPRSWKVVLRNDATGRAQAKLFLVCLPGSTEVTGGHRHPLALDPAAVAATPTWGTGRQTATLACPAGTAPVAPGFALAGGAARWSGSESVTGGWRFTFDVTDPATVALSLRCLRREVAAVDGHTHDLRLDHVVRTVTLPPGRVVEEQVTCADDAKGVLATWSLPTGVVQLGNDPRLKARAFRLLNTTSVPQQAVVDLECLADRPGPEVRGHDLPVVLANTATVTTSGDDASASNDTATSVVTVTPGRTTAVPAAARVAGRTVVLPVVSSMPGAATITVRGSGARALGRATVVLRPGGVATARVRLTGSGRTAVLRSGRVAVEVDPARGPTTRRTVRVG
- a CDS encoding citrate synthase → MTDSLTVRDNRTGQEYDVPILDGTIKAADLGKIKAGEDAPGLAVYDPGFVNTASCRSAVTYIDGDKGILEYRGYPIEQLAEKSTFLEVAYLLIHGSLPDKAQYDAWVHEITYHTFVHENVKSFMQGFRYDAHPMGMLMASVGALSTFYPDARNISDDDNRHMQIVRMIAKMPTLGAWSFRHAQGKPYVYPDNDLGYTANFLSMLFKMSESKYEADERLVKALDVLFILHADHEQNASTNAVRSVGSTQVDPYSAVAAGVGALYGPLHGGANEAVLRMLRRIGSKENIPAFIAGVKDGNERLMGFGHRVYKNYDPRARIIKKAATDVFEVTGTNPLLDIALELEKIALEDEYFVKRKLYPNVDFYSGLIYEAFQFPPEMFTVLFAIGRTPGWLAQWHELVQDKEQKIARPKQIYTGDRGLDFVPASERWA
- the rpsI gene encoding 30S ribosomal protein S9 translates to MAETTDTTTEVEETYEVNEQGVAYSSESAPSADAPARPATIAPGAATGRRKEAVARVRIVPGTGVWTVNGRTLDSYFPNKLHQQVVNEPFAALQLEGRFDVIARIHGGGITGQAGALRLGVARCLNAIDLDANRPTLKKAGLLTRDARVIERKKAGLKKARKAPQFSKR